AGATCCGCTCCAGCGTGGTGCCGGAGGCAATCCGCAGGTGAACCTCCCCATTCGTATCCGTGCGGCCTTCATCACCGGCCCGCGTGCGGAAGCTACTGAATGCGATGACGCGCGCACTGGCAAGCGGGGCTCCGGCCGCGTCCTCGATCCGCAGGACCGCTCCTTGTGCGGACGTGGCAGAAACTGCAGCCGCAGCCACACGCTTGATCTCGTGGATAACACGCATCTTTTCGTAGATGACGAGAGGCACGATCTTCAGCGACGGCTCTTCGAGCCTCAGTTGCAGTTCCGTTTCTGGTGTCATCCGCACCAGCTTGGGCCCATCCGCACTGACGGAATCGATCACATCGACCTTGCTGATCGCCGCGCGTGTAGCAGCATCACCGCCACCCAGTGCCGCCGCAACCGGTCTTGCCGCCCGTAGCGTCGCCGCATGGGCCAATGTTTGAGACCGGAAACCGTATGCGGGAAGAACAATATATTGCTTCAACATCAAAAGGTGCCCCCACAGAAATCGGCGCCAGAACCTCGAATCGAACTTTCAGAAATTGATTGTTTTGTAAATTTATTCTCTTCAAGGTGGTATTAACAAACATAATGGAGACCGTCCAGCAAAACGCAGGCTCAGGGCTCAGGGGTGGGCTAAACAAACGGTAGGAAGCGAAAGATTCACGTCTACGCACTCCAACGGGTCCGCCATGCCCCGTCGTTTCACGCTCGGAAGCCTGCACACCTCACCCTCACTGTCCTATTGTCCGAAAATGCAGGATTGAAAGAATTGATGGGCAGTAAGCTTCAAGTACCGGCGACATGTTTCGCCAACTCCGGTATATTTAGAATATTTTCTCTATAGAATTTATCAATTATTCTATTCGATAGGCCCATCGACTTTGAGCGATGAGACTTTTAACGCCCGGCGGATGTCGTGGGGGCGGATGTGACTTGCTGTCTCTTATCCAAGAACAACCAGGAGATTTTTCATGAGCAATCCAGTCCTCGTCAACCAGACCATCCCGGCCTCGGACGTCGTGCCGCTGACCGGCCGGGTCGGAGCCGAAATCAGGGGCATTCGTCTTGGCGGCGATCTTTCGGACGCGACGATCGCAGCCGTCAACCAGCTTCTTTTGAAGCACAAAGTCGTGTTTTTCCGGGGTCAGGATCATCTGGACGATGCGGAGCAGGAACTGTTCGCGCGGCGTCTGGGCGATCTCGTTGCGCATCCGACGCAAGGGCCGGTGGCGGGCACGGCCTCCATTCTCAATCTCGATTCCAGCCGGGGCGGCGGCCGGGCGGACCAGTGGCACACCGATGTCACTTTCGTGGATGCCTATCCGAAATTCTCGGTTCTGCGCGGCGTCGTCATTCCGGCGGCCGGCGGCGATACGATCTGGTCGAACACGCATGCAGCGTATGAAAGTCTGCCCGAGCCGCTGAAACTGCTGGCCGACAATCTGTGGGCCATTCACAGCAACGCCTATGACTATGCGGCTGTGCGCCCCCGCGCCACTGCCGACGAAAAGAGGCATTTCGAGGAGGTCTTCACATCGACGATCTACGAGACCGAACATCCCGTCGTGCGGGTCCATCCGGAGACCGGAGAGCGCTCGCTGCTGCTTGGCAATTTCGTTCAGCGCCTTGTCGGCCTTTCCAAGAGCGATTCCGCACGGCTTTACGAGGTGTTCCAGTCCTACGTCACCTCCCCTGAAAATACCGTGCGCTGGCGTTGGCAGGCCGGAGACGTGGCGATCTGGGACAATCGCGCCACCCAGCATTACGCCGTCAACGACTATGGCGATCAGCACCGGGTCGTCCGCCGCGCCACCGTCGATGGCGACATTCCCGTCGCTATCGACGGGCGCCGTAGCGTCACGCATGTCAAGGCCGCCAAGCCTTCGGCAAAAGCCGCCTGAGCGCTTAAGATTTGGGGACAAGGAAACACCATGAAACGTCTTATCATCGCGGCGATCGCTGCCCTTATCACCTCCTCGGCTTGGGCCGAGGAGGTCACCATCCGCTTCGGTTATCCCGGCATCGGCCTCGACAACCGGCAATATTCGCAAGGGGACGCCACATCCTACGCCCGTGCCCGTGACTTCATCGAGAAGGAATTCGCAGCCGACAAGGATGTGAGGATCGAATGGACCTTCTTTCGCGGCGCGGGTCCCGCCCTCAATGAATCGGTTGCCTCCAATCAGCTCGACTTCTTCCTTTTGGGCGACCTGCCGGCCATCGTCGGACGCTCGCGCGGTCTCGAACACAAGTTCGTCTTTGCGACCGGCCGCCACCAGCCGATCTATCTCGCCGTACCGGCTGACAGCACCATTCAATCCATCAATGACGTGAAGGGCAAGAAGGTCGCGCTGTTCAAGGGGACCAACCTGCAGCTCGCTACGGATCGCGTTTTGTCCACCCACGGCCTGAAGGAAAAGGACGTCCGTTTCATCAATCTCGACACGAATGCGGCGGTCCCGGCGCTGACATCAGGGAATGTCGATGCAGTGTTCGGCGGTCCGGAATATCTGGCGCTGGCCAAGAAAGGCATCGTGAAGATCGTCTACACCACCAAGGGCGACGATCCGACGCTGGGGCGCAATTCGTCCTATCTGGTGACGACGGCCTTCGAACAGGCGCATCCGGATATCACGCAGCGTGTGGTCACAACCTTCGTCAAGGCTGCGGCTTTCGCCTCGGACCCCGCCAACAAGGACGAAGTCTTTGACGGCTGGTCGCTCTCCGGCTTCCCCAAGGAGACATTCGAGGCCGATATCGAGGGCGACACGCTGGCAAACCGGCTGAACCCCTTGATCGATGACTTCGTCGTCGCCCGCTACAAGGACCAGGCTGCGCGGGCAAAAGCCTACGGGCTGATCAAGACCGACGTCGATGTCGATGGCTGGCTCGAGCCGAAATATCTGCAGCAGGCGCTGAAAGACCTGAAGCTGGAAACCTACTGGTCGAGCTTCAAGGCCGATGGCGAGATCGCAACGGCCGGCGTTCTCGACAAGAAGCAGACCAACTGATGCCCCTGAGCCGGCGCGGGCCATACCTGGTGCGCGCCGGCTCTTTCGTAAAAGCCGGATTTTTCGCAAGAGCAGCCTTTCCGCAAGAGGATGACAGATGACCCTGACTGTTTCCGCCGACCCGCCCGTGGAGCGGCGATCCATCGTCGTTCCGGCGGTGCTGACCGATATTGCCTACGGCCTGTCGCTGCCGCTTGTCCTGCTGCTCGCCTGGGAAAGCGCGTCGCGCTTCGGCTGGCTTCCGCAACAGATCCTGCCGGCGCCCCAGGTGGTCTGGGCAACTCTGGTTGAACTCTGGAATGACGGATCGCTCATCGATCATACGCTGCGCAGCCTTTGGCGTGTGGCCGCAGGCTTTTCTGTTGGCGCACTTGCGGGCCTTGCCATCGGCGCAGCTCTCGGTCTCCTCCCCCGTATCAGAGCTTTCATCTGGCCGGTCTTCACCGCGATCGCCCAGGTGAACATGCTGGCCTGGCTGCCGCTTCTCGTGCTGTTCATCGGCATTGACGAGGAACTGAAATATGTGAGCATCGCCTGGTCGACCGCCATCCCGGTCATTCTGGCGACCACACGCGCCATCACCAACGTTTCGCCGAAACTGCTGGAACTGGGACGCGTTCTCGATTTCACGCCGCTCCAGCGCTTCTTCACCATCGTCCTGCCTGCGTCCCTGCCATTGCTGTTTACCGGCATCCGCGAGGGACTGGCGTCCGCCTGGCAAAACCTGGTGATCGTCGAACTGTTCGCCTCATTCGAGGGCCTCGGTTATCTCATGGTCTGGGGACGCCAGCTCTTCCAGCTGGAAATCGTCATCGCCGCGATGATCATCATCGCCGCTATCGGACTGCTTCTCAACGCATCGCTGGAATATCTGGAGCGGTTCGTGCAGCCGTGGAAGCCGGACGCTGCCCATGCGCGCTGAAACCTCACCGTTCCACCGTCTGTCTAACATCACGCACTACTGGCGTCCTTTCGCGGCCTTCGGCATCGCCCTGCTTTTCTGGCTGGCAGCGTCGCGGTTCGGATGGGTCGATCCGCGTTTTCTACCCTCTCCAGGCTCAGTTGCCAGCCGTGCGGCAACGGAACTGACGACAGGAACGCTTGCGTTCGATGTCGCGGAGAGCCTGCGCCGGAACCTCACCGGTTTTGCCATCGGCGCCTCGGCTGGCCTGTTTCTCGGCCTTGTGCTCGGTTTCTCGCGCACGGCAGAGCGGATCGTCGGACCGACGCTGCTGGCATTCCGCCAGATCGCGCTGTTTGCCTGGGTGCCGCTCATCTCTGTCTGGTTCGGCGGTGCCGAAGCCGGAAAGATCGCTTTTATTGCCGTCGCCGCCTTTCAGCCCGTCGTCATCAACACATGGCGCGGCGTGCGTGACCTTCCTGCGGCTTACCGGGAGCTCTCAGCCGTGCTGCTGTTCAGCCGCCTCGATTTTGCCCGCCTGGTCGCGCTGCCCGGCGCCTTGCCCGCGATCTTTACCGGCCTTCATTCCGGACTGATCTATGCCTGGCTCGCCACGCTCGGCTCGGAACTGTTCCTCAATGTCACGCCCGGCATCGGCGGACGCCTCAACGAAGCCAGCCAGCTGTTTGAGATGGACCTGCTGTTTCTCGGGATCATCGTGCTGGCCGGGATCGGCCTTTTCTATAATAGCTCCGCCCTTTGGCTAGAGACATGGATCCTCAGGAGACGAACGCGATGAATCAGATATCTCACGCATCCGCATTTCAGGCGGCGGCTCCGGCACTGCAGATACGTGCGCTCAACAAGAGCTTTACCGTCGCCGGGCGCACGCTGAAAGTGCTGGAGGGAATAGACCTTTCGATCAAATCCGGCGAATTCGTCACGATCGTCGGCGCGTCCGGCTGCGGCAAATCCACTTTGCTGCGCCTGATCCTCGGGCTTGATCTCGACTTTAGCGGTGATCTGCTCGTCGATGGCGCCCGGGTTCTCCGGCCGGGTCTTGACCGCTCCATCGTCTTTCAGGATCACCGGCTGCTGCCCTGGCTCACCGTCGAGGCCAATATCGCCGCCGCCCTGCGCCGTAGCCCGCTTTCACGGGCGCAAAAGCAGGCGACGGTGCGCGAGCATATCGGCCTTGTCGGCTTGACGCAGTTCGCAAAGGCCTACCCCGCGCAGCTCTCGGGCGGCATGGCCCAGCGCGTGGCCATCGCCCGCGCGCTGGTCAATCGTCCGCGCTTTCTTTTGCTCGACGAACCGCTCGGCGCGCTGGATGCGCTGACACGCCTCAAGCTGCAGGACGAACTGAAGCGGATCGTCGAGCATGAAAACACGACCGCCCTGCTCGTGACCCATGATGTCGATGAGGCCGTGCATCTCGGCCACCGGATCGTCGTCATGCAGCCGCATCCCGGCCGGATCGCCACCATCCTCAACATTCCGGAAAAAGCGCGGCGGGACCGCTCGAGCCGGGACTTCATTGACCTGCGCGACGAGGTTCTCAGGCTTCTCGGCGTCGATGCCGGGACACGCCAGGCAAGCGAACCCGCCGTTTTTGAAACAACCGGCCAATGCACGAGGCAAGACGCATGACACACCGCCCCCAATTGAAGCTCGGCGCTTTCCTGATGTCTCCCGGCCATCATGTCGCGGCATGGAGGCACAGTAGCGCCACCGCCGATCTCGGCTCCAATTTCCGCGCCTATGCCGATATCGCCCGCAAGGCCGAAGCGGCAAAGTTCGATCTTCTGTTTCTCGACGACAATCTGGCGGTCAAGGATACAAGTCCTGAAACCGGCTCCCGGTCCGCACGCGCGGCCTTCTTCGAGCCGATCACGCTGCTGGCAGGCCTCGCCGCCGTGACCGAGCGGATCGGCCTGACGGCCACCGTTTCGACAACCTTCAACGACCCCTACACGCTCGCCCGCAAATTCGCCTCGCTGGATGTTTTGAGCGACGGACGCGCGGCCTGGAACCTCGTCACCTCCAATACGGAGGTCGAGGCGCGCAATTACAGCACCGCGCCGCATCTTCTCCACGCCAAACGTTACGACCGCGCCGAGGAATTCATCGACCTCGTCATCAAGCTCTGGAACAGTTTTGAGGATGATGCCTTCGTCCACGACAAGGAAGGCGGGATATTCTACGATCCCAGCAAGCTCCATGCCGCAAACCATTCCGGCACGCATTTCTCTGTCGCAGGCCCCCTCAATGTCGGCCGCTCTCTCCAAGGGCAGCCCGTCATCGTGCAGGCTGGCTCTTCCGAACCGGGCAAGGAACTGGCGGCACGCACGGCGGAGGTGGTCTTTACAGCGCAAAACACCCTCGCAGAAGCTCAAGCTTTCTACGCTGATCTCAAGGGGCGCATGGCCAAGTACGGGCGGGAGCCGGACGAACTGAAGGTCATGCCCGGCATCTTCCCCGTGATCGGCCGCAGCCGCGCGGAAGCGCAGGAGAAATTCGAGGAAATGCAGGAGCTGATCCATCCGGCTGTCGGGATCCGCCTGCTTTCGGACATGATCGGCGGGTTTGATCTGTCAGCCTATCCGCTGGATGGCCCGGTTCCCGAACTGCCCGAAACCAACGGCGGCAAGAGCCGGCAGCACCTGTTGTTCGACATTGCCCGGCGCGATAATCTGACGATCAACCAGCTTGCCAAACGCATCGCCGGCGCACGCGGCCACTGGCAGGTGGTCGGCACCGCAGAGGATATTGCCGATCAGCTCGAGGATCGCTTCTTAAACAATGGCGCCGACGGCTTCAACATCATGCCGCCAACACTGCCGCAGGGCCTCGACGATTTCATTGCTTTGGTCGTCCCGGAACTGCGCAGGCGGGGCCTGTTTCGCACAGAATACGAAGGCCGCACGCTGCGCGAAAATCTCGGCCTCGGCGCTGCCCGCAGGACGGCGGCAACGCGGGTTCAGCGGCTGCAGGCTGCGGAGTAGATCGTTGTCCTGAAGGGCTTGTCCCGGCTTTAACGCATCGATACTTCTCCACTCTCTGCGGGAGGGTGGAGGACATTCGAGGGGAAAAACTGACTGTCCGGGCAATCACTCTCTGCTTGTCGCCAAACCCTTCTGGTCCGCCCGATATGCTGAGACCGCAAATGAGGCTGGGATACAGCTTTGCGTCGCTGAAGCGTCCTAAAATCGGGCGACAGTTCAACCAACCGCAATACGCAGTGCAGAAACAATCAAAGCCCGAGCGCAATCCCGTCCTTTCGCGATTCCGATCCGCCGGTCAGCGTTCCGTTGTCCCAGTCAATGCGGATGGCCTGTGCACCGCCGATTGGGTCTTCGGCTGCGGCGATGACAAAGCCGCGCCGCGTGAGTTCGGCGGCGGTTGCGTCCGGGAGCGTGTGTTCGGCTTCGACGACCGTGCCGTTGGATGTGGGAATCAGCCGTGGCAGGTCGATGGCTTCCTGGATGTCCATGCCGTAATCGAACAGCTTCGAGATCAGATGCGCGTGGCCCATTGCCTGGTAGTAGCCGCCCATGACGCCGAAGGGCATTTCGACCCGGCCGCCGCGTGTCACCATGCCGGGAATGATTGTGTGCAGCGGCCGCTTCAATGGTGCGATCACGTTGGGGTGGCCGGGTGTCAGCGAAAAGCTCTGGCCCCGATTGTGCAGCAATACGCCCGAGCGCGGCGCCACCAGCCCGGTGCCGAAACTGTCGAAGACCGAGTTGATGAGGCTGACGGCGTTGCGATCCCGGTCGACGACAGAAATATAGACCGTGTCCCGGTGCAGCGGCATATCGAAGGACGGCAGGTCGGTGCGTGCGCGGCGCAGATCGATCATGGCTGCCAGCTTGTCGGCCAGTGCATCCGACAATATTTCGTCGACGGGCACATCCGCTTTCTCCGGATCGGCCAGCCAGGCATCACGCGCAGCATAGGCAAGCCGCGTCGCTTCGATTTCGATGTGCAGCCGGTCGGGCGATTGCGGATCGCCCTTGGCCTCAAAGCGGCTGAGGATGTTGAGGATCAGGAGCGCGATAATGCCCTGGCCGTTGGGCGGGCATTCGTGCACCGTGTAGCCGCGAAATTCCGTGGTGACAGGCGTCACATAGTGTCCAGCCGCCGTGGCAAAATCCTCCAGCGTGTGAAGCCCGCCCAGCCCGTTGAGATAGGCGACCATGTCCTGCGCCACCGGTCCTGTGTAAAAGCCGTCGCGCCCTTCGTTTCCGATACGCTTCAGCGTTCCGGCAAGTTCCGGCTGGCGATGAACTTCGCCAATCTTCGGCGCCCGTCCTCCAGGCAGAAAGATACGTGCGGCGGTCGGATCGGCCGAAAGCAGGTCCACCTCCCGCGACCAGTCGCGGTGGACACGCGGCGAGATCGCATAGCCCTCCTCAGCGAACTCGATCGCCGGCGCGAGAACATCGGCGAGCGGAAGCCGGCCATGATCCGCATGGAGCCGTGTCCAGGCATCGATCGCGCCAGGGATCGTCACGGCTGCGGCGGACTGGCGAGGGACCTGCGCAAGGCCGCGCTCGTTGAACCAGTCGAGCGTCAACGCAGCCGGTGTGCGGCCGGAGCCATTATAGGCGACGACCTGATCGGAACCGTTCGGCGCAAAGAGCACGAAGCAATCGCCGCCGATGCCCGTTGAGCCCGGCTCGACGGCGCACTGAACGGCGCAGGCGGCAATGGCGGCGTCCATCGCATTTCCGCCGGCCTCCATGATCTGCAAAGCCGTCAATGTCGCGGATGGGTGCGATGTCGCCGCCATCGCATGACGGGACACTGCCACGGATCGTGTCGGCTTTTCGAAATTGCGCATATTGTTCTCTCCCTGCAGAATAGTCCGGCGCACGCCTGTTACGAACGGGTTCGATAAGGTGTGAGCCGCAGTTCGAGCGCGTTCAGCGCCCGGATGATGACAAAATTGATGGAAATGTAGATCGCACCGGCTGCCACGAAGACTTCCATGGCGCGGTAGGTTTGAGAAATCAGACCTTGTGCGATCCCCGTCACCTCCATGAGCGTGATGATGGACGCGAGCGATGTTCCCTTGACCATCAGGATGATTTCGTTGCCATATGCCGGTATCGCCTGCCGCAGCGCCAGCGGCAGCACGACGAGCCTGAGCGTCATCACCCGCGACATGCCGAATGCGGTCGCAGCCTCGACGAGCCCAACCGGTACGCTGCGAATAGCGCCGCGCAGGATCTCGCTGCCATAGGCGGCGGTGTTGAGGGTCAGCGCAATGATCGCGCACCAATAGGGTTCCCGGATCAAGCCCCAGAGACCGATTGCCTGGAGCGAGGGACGGAACTGGCCAAGACCGTAATAGATCAGGAAAATCTGCACGAGGAGCGGCGTGCCACGAAAGACCGCCACGAAGCTGCGGATAGGCCAGACGATTACGCTGTGGCCGCCCTGCTGGGCCAGCGCCAGCGCCAAGGCGATCCCGAAACCCAGTGCCAGCGACGTGCCGGCAAGCTGCAATGTCAGTGGCAGGCCGGCGAGCAGGGCAGGAATGATCGAGACGAAGAAGCCGAATTCGCTCATGCGGATGCCGTTCCCCGCCAGACCCGCGCTTCACTGAGGCGGAAGACCAGGCCAGTCACACCGGCAATGACGAAGTAGAGTACGGCGGCCGCGATATAGAAGACGAACGGTTCGCGCGTCGATCCCGCGCCGATCTGTGCCTGCCGCATCAATTCGACAAGACCGATGACAGAGATCAGGGCTGAATCCTTCAGCACCAACTGCCAGACATTGCCAAGGCCCGGAAGCGCATGGCGCAGCAGTTGCGGCAAGAGCACCAGGCGCAGCGCCTGCAACCGGGCGAGACCAAGCGCATTGCAGGCGTCGAATTGGCCATTGTCGATCGCCTGATAGGCGCCACGATAGACTTCAGCCTGGTAGGCTCCGGAGATGATGGCGATGGCCAACACGCCGGTGGCAAAGGCCGGCAGGCCGACGAAACCGGCGCTGCCAAAGGCCCGGCTCACCGCCGTGAGCGCGACGCTGCCGCCATAATACAGCAGATAGATCGTCAGGAGATCCGGCACGCCGCGAAAAATCGTGCCATAGGCACCCGCAAGCCACGCGCAAACCTTTGACGATGACAGCCGCGCCGCACTCGCCAAGGCCCCGAAAACGGCGCCGAGCAGAAAGCCCAGGACCGACAGGGCAAGGGTTACGCCTGCGGCCGTCAACAGGGCAGCACCCCAGCCGCCATCACCAAAACCAAGGATATGCATTGTATCGATCATGCGCGCTCCAAGCTTCGTTGCACCCCATCCGGCAGGCGGGCACCCGCCGGAAAGGGCCTGTCCGCACCTACTTGACCGGTGTCACGTCCGTCTTCACCCATTTCTCCGAAATGCGCTTGATCGTGCCGTCGGCAATCGCTGCGTCGATGGCGCCATTCAGCATCTCTTTCAGCTTGGTGTCCTCCTTGCGCAGCCCGGCCCCTGTGCCAAGGCCGAAGACACCGCCGACGAAGCCCGGACCGGCCACGGTGAAACCGGAAAATTCGGCCTTTGCGAGCGTTGCAGCAAGTGCTGTCTGCTGGGCAAACAGCGCATCGATCCGGCCGGCGGAAAGATCGAGATCGTGCTGTTCGGTCGTCTTATACTCACGGATTTCCACCGTATCGGCGAAGTATTCTTTCAGGAATTCGAGATTGGTCGTTGCGGCCTGCACACCGACAATCTTGCCCTTCAATAGAGGCTTGAGTTTTTCGATCGCCGCGATGGAGCCGGCGCCGCCGTCCAGCTTGAACTTTTCCGCAGACAGGCCAAGCTTGCCGAGATCGCTGTCCTTGGCCACCGCAAAGCCTGAAGGGTCAACGGCATAGGGCTGGGTAAAATCGATGGTTTCCAGCCGTTTCGGCGTAATGAACATGCTCGCCATGATCACGTCGAATTTGCCGACCGTCAGCGAGGGGATCAGGCCATCCCAGTCCTGCGCGACAATGGTGCATTGAACCTTCATCCGGGCACACAGATCATTGGCAAGTTCGACTTCGAGGCCATCGAGCTTGCCGTCGGCGGTGGTGAAATTCCAGGGCGCATAGGCGCCTTCTGTGGCGATGGTGATCGGGGTCTCCTGCGCGGAAACGGCGGTGGCAAATCCAAGCATGCTGAAGGCAGCCGCAAGCGCGGCCATGTGACGGATCATCATGGACATTCCTCTTTCTCTCATGCCGTTGAACGGCGGTTCCCCTGCCCGCGCCGGATATTTTCCCGGCTACGGGCGATGTTACCGGCCGGCGTCAGCGCCGGTTCGGACTTGCAAAATCGGCCAGCATCGGTGCCGTGCCGAGAATATGCTCCCGCATCACCTGCTCGGCGTGCTGCACGTCGCCCGATCGCAACGCGACGATCAAAGCCGCGTGTTCCTCGCGTGCAGACAGGGGCTTGTCGATGTAATCGAACCAGATGCGCATATAGGGTTCGATCACCGCGTGCAGGGCGGAGATCTGATGGGTAAGTTTCGGCCGTCCGCTGAGCGCATAAATCCGGCCGTGAAACTCCTGATGGCGAACAACCCAGTCGCTACTGTGGCTCTGGCCCGCACGCTCCATGCGATCGAGCAGACGCTCAAGCTCGTCAAGCACATCCTCGTCGATCCGCGGCATGGCCAGACGGACCGCGAGCCCCTCCAGCACCGAGCGCATCTCGAAAGCCTCGTATAATTCATCAAGCGTCAGGCCGGCGACGATACAGCCCCGGTTGGGCCGCAGCACCACCAGGCCATCCGACGCAAGCCGGCGGAAAGCCTCGCGCACCGGCATGCGGCTCATGCCGATCTCGGCCGCGATCTCTTCCGGTATCAGCCGCTCGCCTGCCTTGTAACGGCCAAGGCGCAACTTCTGCTGAATATGACGATAGGCCTCCTCTTCCGCAGTCGCGGCGGACGCTGGATGGCTGAAGCTTGAAGACATGTCATGGACCAAAGTGATTTTTGTATCCACTTATCCAATCATCATTTTGCGGTTGCGTCAAGCGCTGGCGAGACGGCCTGGTTGAAGGCAACGTCACTTTGTTTGAGCTTCAAAGGCGATCTGAAGGTTGCGAAATTGCCGCAAACGCCGATATGCTTTGCGGTGATAGGACGAGCACCGTCGGAGGCTGAAACCCAGCTCATTCTACAGCCTCCCCGGCCGCACTGCGGGCCTTGCTGGCTGCCAGCTTTTCTTTGCGCTTGCGATAGCGCTCCTGCATCTGCGCTTCGCCTTGCGGCGAGCCGTCATGCCAGGTGCCAAACCACTTATCGAGTGGGATCAGCGCATCGCCGTAGTTC
The sequence above is drawn from the Pararhizobium qamdonense genome and encodes:
- a CDS encoding transporter substrate-binding domain-containing protein; this encodes MMIRHMAALAAAFSMLGFATAVSAQETPITIATEGAYAPWNFTTADGKLDGLEVELANDLCARMKVQCTIVAQDWDGLIPSLTVGKFDVIMASMFITPKRLETIDFTQPYAVDPSGFAVAKDSDLGKLGLSAEKFKLDGGAGSIAAIEKLKPLLKGKIVGVQAATTNLEFLKEYFADTVEIREYKTTEQHDLDLSAGRIDALFAQQTALAATLAKAEFSGFTVAGPGFVGGVFGLGTGAGLRKEDTKLKEMLNGAIDAAIADGTIKRISEKWVKTDVTPVK
- a CDS encoding GntR family transcriptional regulator, encoding MSSSFSHPASAATAEEEAYRHIQQKLRLGRYKAGERLIPEEIAAEIGMSRMPVREAFRRLASDGLVVLRPNRGCIVAGLTLDELYEAFEMRSVLEGLAVRLAMPRIDEDVLDELERLLDRMERAGQSHSSDWVVRHQEFHGRIYALSGRPKLTHQISALHAVIEPYMRIWFDYIDKPLSAREEHAALIVALRSGDVQHAEQVMREHILGTAPMLADFASPNRR